A stretch of Hemicordylus capensis ecotype Gifberg chromosome 9, rHemCap1.1.pri, whole genome shotgun sequence DNA encodes these proteins:
- the FANCA gene encoding Fanconi anemia group A protein, whose protein sequence is MAAASGGAGGRRGGRAVSALLAGRSKKQKCGPKDKQKLQEAALRLLSGHQDLGDLLLEVGSSPCNKPSCASSSGTCTSEASVPELFVVSALQDQASLLGVPVGMLSARTAANNIEKISAASGQVVLLTAEQRDKFSCFLQTLKDLLSHNAFSRLLFAQEMWKMQSPLILEVAWRLHRESIVSLDDLLESHPDAPALVEWLCSSLCLLCQQTEEPSSDTEPTGSILTDFVVVFLRNGFQKPPELGKKLELQKISESCCAVLERMLSWTLDTAAKEKQEDPSVVKAVKCWLHIFSTAAYQGTVPPESLLQFFRHTLTQVLTYNPQLQASDAIRLQREWSFARTSPLLTLFYRKLFMVYKAEELILHLQQVLETSEVNWHHVLSCVSTLLICHSEAEELVKDLLGHLLRKAFENYDLENMITAFLIARQAALEGPAAFMPYSEWFKVAFGSASGFHGGSKKALVFFFKFLSELVPFEAPQYLKVHIMHPPFVPTKYRPFLLEYVTLARTRLADFKVAIEDMGLYEDLSSLKEAVQPHSQALQDAEKAIQIFEHTGKIPASVMEASIFRRSYYTSRFIPALLVPRVLPEVPDSRMALIECLKRAEKISPNAYSAYIEGCRAVKEKLWQGGSGKAEADDLKEPLQLLKAELEALRPLITDQDRHDAVPAQIAIVSEKLTGVLERVEGADEAAAPRLRIELNLSVPEVEQHDQGVVDLLLTSFCQNVMAASCFSPPERQGAWPSLWVKMLCGHQPLLPPLLSRLCQLMYHQCALLSEAHVIGLAVLVVHLNEAKDLIPAIDVCSGVLCSGSLRGLAVTELWAHLLACMTGESTVFCMRFCTAAVSYFLCKFPSLSHDELCALLHPGFVKKLQFVVPRLSLEARGISCHEDAAELSWERFSQPALCYRKAALCLWKQARFRELVQEKAFQLTLQEWLLMELRVHPDTDVLSGSERREFHHWAVFQHFLPASAAAGGCDGDLRKACAVLVDTALDFCQRSELDNCSYLQDPQASIPHRRRTPDIHFRLQEMVMNVVTVHRRALPEGLLDDHEEHFLFRVFRQRLRALGTASTVGERLLWCQEVVLQSRMLLSLPPLTVIATRPRGNQIALDCEDYFGFVNAGLRNICTRGWALSYDITHQFFMGLLGATGKCSKPIQEVNSILTLSQDRCPIIICSAAWWWSRLEPEICFEWRRHFRGPFTQGLKSLKELQSSVNSFLSSEAAALVSDTPWISAAFLHSTAQQQMRYEKLGAALKRLGPAAGQLLVCLFFFSVVDFISARVTPEEGLDVPRTLDWSSKMLQCLEERRVSWLSVFSSAEKGQSPNPVLRSAVSDQHLRLFPVAFYSLLLAFDSERFIGEQALLYVAVDMYTQLLQLFMEGTTTVAELLGQREGSLRAGEPEDLLVLIRRARHFLLQAIPRCPQSSFANLQQLLGLCGELDPEIKAALVNSSAEGALLAQEDSLLF, encoded by the exons atgGCGGCTGCCTCAGGGGGGGCCGGGGGGCGACGGGGCGGCCGCGCTGTCTCCGCGCTCCTGG CAGGAAGATCCAAGAAGCAGAAATGTGGACCCAAAGACAAGCAGAAGCTCCAGGAGGCCGCTCTTCGCCTGCTGAGTGGCCACCAGGATCTGGGCGATCTCTTGCTGGAG GTGGGAAGTTCACCCTGCAATAAGCCGTCCTGTGCCAGCAGTTCAGGCACATGCACCAGTGAAGCATCAGTCCCGGAATTATTTGTAG TCTCTGCCTTGCAGGACCAGGCCTCCTTGTTGGGGGTGCCAGTGGGAATGTTGTCAGCCAGAACTGCAGCTAACAACATTGAGAAGATTTCTGCAGCGTCAGGCCAAGTGGTGTTGCTTACTGCAGAACAGAGA GATAAGTTTTCTTGCTTTCTCCAGACTTTGAAGGATTTATTATCACACAATGCCTTCAGCCGTTTGCTGTTTGCTCAAGAAATGTGGAAGATGCAG AGCCCGCTCATCTTGGAAGTGGCCTGGCGGCTACATAGGGAAAGCATTGTTAGCTTGGACGACCTGCTGGAGAG TCACCCAGATGCCCCAGCACTGGTGGAGTGGTTGTGCAGCAGCCTCTGCCTTCTGTGCCAGCAGACGGAAGAGCCTTCCTCAGACACAGAGCCCACGGGGAGCATTCTCACAG ACTTTGTGGTTGTGTTCCTTCGTAATGGATTCCAGAAACCACCAGAGCTGGGAAAGAAGCTGGAATTGCAGAAGATCTCTGAA tcctgctgtgctgtgctggagaGGATGTTGTCTT GGACACTTGATACTGCGGCTAAAGAGAAACAAGAAGACCCCTCCGTGGTGAAGGCAGTGAAATGCTG GCTCCATATATTCAGCACGGCGGCATACCAAGGCACAGTCCCTCCGGAGTCTCTGCTGCAGTTTTTCCGGCACACCTTGACCCAGGTGCTCACCTACAACCCTCAGCTCCAAG CTTCTGATGCCATccgtctgcagagagagtggagCTTCGCACGAACCAGCCCCCTGCTCACCCTCTTCTACCGCAAA CTGTTCATGGTCTACAAAGCAGAGGAGCTGATACTCCATTTGCAGCAGGTACTGGAGACCAGCGAAGTCAACTGGCATCATGTCCTTTCCTGTGTTTCCACCCTCCTCATCTGTCATTCTGAAGCAGAGGAATTGGTCAAAG ATCTCCTGGGCCACCTGTTGAGAAAAGCCTTTGAGAACTATGATTTGGAGAACATGATCACGGCATTCTTAATCGCCCGCCAGGCAGCCCTTGAAGGCCCTGCTGCATTCATGCCTTATTCCGAGTGGTTTAAG GTTGCCTTTGGGAGCGCCAGCGGTTTCCACGGCGGCAGCAAGAAAGCCCTGGTCTTCTTCTTCAAGTTCCTCTCGGAGCTGGTGCCCTTTGAAGCCCCGCAGTATTTGAAG GTCCACATCATGCACCCGCCGTTTGTGCCCACCAAGTACCGCCCCTTTCTTCTGGAGTACGTCACTCTGGCCAGAACCCGGCTGGCGGATTTCAAG GTGGCGATCGAGGACATGGGTCTCTATGAGGATTTGTCTTCCCTGAAAGAAGCGGTGCAG CCACACTCTCAGGCCCTGCAAGATGCTGAAAAGGCCATTCAGATTTTCGAGCACACGGGGAAGATTCCAGCAAGTGTGATGGAAGCCAG TATTTTCAGACGGTCGTATTACACCTCCCGTTTTATTCCTGCGCTGCTTGTGCCACGTGTG CTCCCGGAAGTACCCGACTCTCGCATGGCTTTGATAGAGTGCCTGAAAAG AGCTGAAAAAATTTCCCCAAATGCTTATTCTGCATATATTGAAGGATGTCGAGCTGTTAAAGAGAAACTCTGGCAAG GCGGCTCTGGCAAAGCGGAGGCGGATGATCTCAAGGAGCCCCTGCAGCTGCTGAAGGCAGAGCTTGAAGCCCTGAGGCCGCTGATTACAGACCAAGACAGGCATGATG cggTGCCAGCCCAGATTGCCATAGTCTCCGAGAAGCTGACAGGTGTCCTGGAACGTGTGGAAGGTGCCGATGAGGCCGCAGCCCCCAGACTTCGGATTGAGCTGAACCTTTCTGTTCCTGAAGTCGAGCAGCACGATCAAGGG GTTGTTGATCTTCTGCTGACGTCGTTCTGCCAGAATGTTATGGCTGCTTCCTGTTTTAGCCCTCCAGAGAG GCAGGGCGCTTGGCCGTCCCTCTGGGTGAAAATGCTTTGTGGACACCAGCCACTCTTGCCTCCTTTGCTGAGTCGGCTCTGCCAGCTCATGTACCATCAG TGCGCTTTGCTAAGTGAGGCTCACGTCATTGGCCTGGCCGTCCTGGTGGTTCACTTAAATGAAGCCAAAGACTTGATTCCTGCAATTGACGTCTGCTCAGGGGTCCTTTGCTCCGGCTCCCTACGAGGCCTTGCCGTCACCGAACTCTGGGCTCATTTATTGGCTTGCATGACGGGAGAATCCACAGTCTTCTGCATGAG GTTCTGTACTGCAGCCGTTTCTTACTTTCTGTGCaaatttccttctctttcccacGATGAATTGTGTGCCTTGCTTCACCCTGGCTTTGTGAAAAAG CTTCAGTTTGTGGTGCCACGGCTCAGCTTAGAAGCTCGAGGGATCAGCTGTCATGAAGACGCAGCCGAGCTCTCTTGGGAACGTTTTTCTCAGCCTGCCCTCTGCTACCGGAAAGCCGCCCTCTGTTTGTGGAAGCAAGCACGCTTCAGAGAACTTGTGCAGGAGAAAGCATTCCAG CTGACTCTCCAAGAGTGGTTGCTGATGGAGCTCAGAGTCCATCCTGACACAGACGTCCTCTCTGGATCCGAAAG GCGAGAGTTCCATCACTGGGCTGTGTTCCAGCATTTCCTCCCTGCCTCAGCTGCGGCTGGAGGCTGCGATGGAGACCTGAGAAAGGCCTGTGCTGTTCTCGTTGACACTGCTTTGGACTTCTGCCAAAG GTCTGAGTTGGACAACTGCAGCTACCTACAGGACCCACAAGCCTCTATTCCCCATAGGAGAAGAACTCCTGATATTCACTTCAGGCTACAG GAGATGGTGATGAACGTGGTGACGGTGCACAGGAGAGCCCTGCCTGAAGGGCTTCTTGACGATCACGAGGAGCACTTCCTCTTCAGGGTTTTCCGGCAGAGGCTGAGAGCTCTGGGGACGGCCTCTACTGTAGGCGAAAGGCTTCTCTGGTGCCAGGAAGTGGTTCTCCAGTCTAG GATGCTCTTGAGTCTCCCTCCGTTGACTGTCATTGCAACGCGGCCGAGAGGAAACCAGATTGCTCTAGATTGTGAAGACTACTTTGGCTTCGTAAACGCAGGGCTG AGGAACATCTGCACCAGAGGCTGGGCGCTCTCGTACGACATCACGCATCAGTTCTTTATG GGTCTGCTGGGCGCCACAGGGAAGTGCAGTAAACCTATCCAGGAGGTGAACTCCATTCTCACACTGAGTCAAGACAGGTGTCCAATAATAATTTGTTCTGCAGCG TGGTGGTGGTCAAGGTTGGAGCCCGAGATCTGCTTTGAGTGGAGGAGACACTTCCGAGGTCCCTTCACCCAGGGACTGAAAAGCCTCAAGGAGCTGCAGTCTTCAGTCAACAG CTTCCTCTCCTCGGAAGCAGCTGCCCTGGTGTCCGACACGCCATGGATCTCTGCTGCCTTCCTGCATTCCACAGCACAACAGCAAATGAGATATGAGAAACTGGGAGCAGCCCTGAAGCGCTTGGGGCCTGCAGCAGGACAG CTCCTGGtatgcctcttcttcttctcagtTGTGGATTTCATCTCTGCAAGAGTAACTCCAGAG gaaGGGCTGGATGTTCCCAGAACCTTGGACTGGAGCTCCAAGATGCTGCAGTGCTTGGAGGAACGAAGGGTGTCCTGGCTGTCCGTCTTCAGTTCTGCAGAGAAAG GCCAGAGCCCCAATCCAGTCCTGCGCAGTGCTGTATCGGATCAACACTTGAGGCTGTTTCCAGTTGCCTTTTATAG CCTCCTTCTCGCCTTTGACTCCGAACGGTTTATTGGAGAGCAGGCACTCCTGTATGTTGCTGTTGACATGTACACACAGCTGCTGCAGCTCTTTATGGAGGGGACGACAACCGTGGCAGAACTGCTGGGCCAGCGAGAAGGAAGCCTGCGTGCCGGGGAGCCC gAGGATTTGTTAGTGCTGATCAGGAGAGCCCGCCACTTCCTGCTGCAGGCCATCCCCCGGTGCCCTCAAAGCAGCTTTGCAAACCTCCAACAG